From Pseudofrankia saprophytica, a single genomic window includes:
- the ispG gene encoding flavodoxin-dependent (E)-4-hydroxy-3-methylbut-2-enyl-diphosphate synthase produces MTVTLGMPQAPARPLGKRRVSRQIKVGSVLVGGDAPVSVQSMCTTLTADVNATLQQIAELTASGCQIVRVAVPSQDDADALAAIARKSPIPVIADIHFQPKYVFAAIDAGCAAVRVNPGNIKAFDDKIGEIARRAGAAGIPIRIGVNAGSLDKRLLAKYGKATPEALTESALWECSLFEEHDFRDIKISVKHHDPVVMIAAYRMLAERCDYPLHLGVTEAGPQFQGTIKSAVAFGALLAEGIGDTLRVSLSAPPVEEVKVGTAILESLGLRDRRLEIVSCPSCGRAQVDVYTLANQVAAGLEGMEVPLRVAVMGCVVNGPGEAREADLGVASGNGKGQIFVRGEVVKTVPEAQIVETLIEEAMRLAEEMETAGVASGEPSVSVA; encoded by the coding sequence GTGACCGTTACTCTGGGCATGCCACAGGCTCCGGCCCGTCCGCTCGGCAAACGTCGGGTGAGCCGGCAGATCAAGGTTGGCAGCGTCCTGGTCGGCGGCGACGCGCCGGTCTCGGTGCAGTCGATGTGCACGACGCTGACCGCCGACGTGAACGCGACGCTGCAGCAGATCGCGGAGCTCACCGCCTCGGGCTGCCAGATCGTCCGGGTCGCCGTGCCAAGCCAGGACGACGCCGACGCGCTCGCCGCGATCGCCCGCAAGTCGCCGATCCCGGTGATCGCCGACATCCACTTCCAGCCGAAGTACGTCTTCGCCGCGATCGACGCGGGCTGCGCGGCCGTCCGGGTGAACCCGGGCAACATCAAGGCGTTCGACGACAAGATCGGCGAGATTGCCCGCCGGGCTGGTGCGGCCGGCATCCCGATCCGCATCGGCGTCAACGCCGGTTCGCTCGACAAGCGGCTGCTCGCCAAGTACGGCAAGGCGACGCCGGAGGCGCTGACCGAGTCGGCGCTGTGGGAGTGCTCGCTGTTCGAGGAGCACGACTTCCGGGACATCAAGATCTCGGTCAAGCACCACGACCCGGTCGTCATGATCGCGGCCTACCGGATGTTGGCGGAGCGCTGCGACTACCCGCTGCACCTGGGGGTCACCGAGGCCGGCCCGCAGTTCCAGGGCACGATCAAGTCGGCCGTCGCGTTCGGAGCACTGCTCGCCGAGGGCATCGGCGACACCCTGCGAGTGTCGCTGTCGGCCCCGCCGGTCGAGGAGGTCAAGGTCGGCACGGCGATCCTCGAGTCGCTTGGCCTACGCGACCGCCGGCTCGAGATCGTCTCCTGCCCGTCCTGCGGGCGCGCCCAGGTCGACGTCTACACGCTGGCCAACCAGGTCGCCGCCGGTCTGGAGGGCATGGAGGTCCCGCTGCGCGTAGCCGTCATGGGCTGCGTCGTCAACGGCCCCGGCGAGGCCCGCGAGGCCGACCTCGGTGTCGCCTCCGGCAACGGCAAGGGCCAGATCTTCGTCCGCGGCGAGGTCGTCAAGACCGTGCCCGAGGCGCAGATCGTCGAGACGCTGATCGAAGAGGCCATGCGTCTCGCCGAGGAGA
- a CDS encoding M50 family metallopeptidase yields MILGIVAFAVALLVSVCLHEAGHFFTARHYGMKASRFFVGFGPTVWSSKRGETEYGVKLVPAGGFVKIEGMTPLEEIDPNDVPRAFYNKPARARFVVMSAGSVVHFIIAIVLIYTVLIALGTPKVSENKIGATSCVSTSTQCSGPGPAAAAGMEVGDRVLSFDGVRVTTWKQFTQLVRDHGAGAATVVVDRDGKQVTLRPDLVQVLRDRQTGAEGSDPVGAIGVKPGTDSERYGPIAAIPRTGEVIWSGFTGMYDTLTHRLDDLGNLFSDNRDPAGFVSVVGAARIGGDVVAAPGSSWPDRIRDFLVLVAAINLAVGIFNLLPLLPLDGGHIAVLAFEQARHGVRRLRGYRGPVKRVDFAKLLPATYATVVVLLGFSLLILSADIVNPIRLQ; encoded by the coding sequence ATGATCCTTGGCATCGTCGCCTTCGCGGTGGCGCTGCTGGTGTCGGTCTGCCTGCACGAGGCGGGCCACTTCTTCACGGCCCGGCACTACGGGATGAAGGCCTCCCGGTTCTTCGTCGGCTTCGGCCCGACCGTGTGGTCGAGCAAGCGCGGCGAAACGGAGTACGGCGTCAAGCTGGTCCCCGCCGGCGGGTTCGTGAAGATCGAGGGGATGACCCCCCTCGAGGAGATCGACCCGAACGACGTACCGCGGGCGTTCTACAACAAGCCGGCCCGGGCTCGGTTCGTGGTGATGTCCGCCGGCTCGGTGGTGCACTTCATCATCGCCATCGTGCTGATCTACACCGTCCTGATCGCGCTCGGCACGCCGAAGGTGAGCGAGAACAAGATCGGCGCGACCAGCTGCGTGTCGACCAGTACCCAGTGCTCGGGCCCCGGCCCGGCGGCCGCGGCCGGCATGGAGGTCGGCGACCGGGTGCTGTCCTTCGACGGCGTGCGGGTCACGACCTGGAAGCAGTTCACCCAGCTCGTGCGTGACCACGGCGCGGGCGCCGCGACCGTCGTCGTCGACCGGGACGGCAAGCAGGTCACGCTGCGCCCGGATCTCGTGCAGGTGCTGCGCGACCGGCAGACCGGCGCCGAGGGGTCCGACCCGGTCGGGGCCATCGGGGTGAAGCCGGGCACGGACTCCGAGCGCTACGGTCCGATCGCGGCGATCCCGCGCACCGGCGAGGTCATCTGGTCTGGCTTCACCGGGATGTACGACACGCTGACCCATCGTCTCGATGACCTGGGCAACCTGTTCAGCGACAACCGTGACCCCGCCGGATTCGTCAGCGTCGTGGGCGCCGCCCGCATCGGCGGTGATGTCGTCGCCGCGCCGGGCAGCTCCTGGCCGGACCGGATCCGCGACTTCCTGGTCCTGGTGGCGGCGATCAACCTCGCCGTCGGGATCTTCAACCTGCTGCCGCTGCTGCCGCTCGACGGCGGCCACATCGCCGTCCTGGCATTCGAGCAGGCACGGCATGGGGTGCGCCGACTGCGTGGCTACCGTGGCCCCGTGAAACGGGTGGACTTCGCCAAGCTGTTACCAGCCACGTACGCGACGGTCGTCGTGTTGCTCGGGTTCAGCCTGCTCATCCTGTCCGCCGACATCGTCAACCCGATCCGTCTGCAGTGA
- a CDS encoding translation elongation factor Ts yields the protein MAQITAGEIRKLREVTGAGMSDVKKALVDHDGDFEKAKAWLREKGLAGVAKRSGRSTANGLVDSYLHRTDPQLPPTIGVLVELRCETDFVAKTDQFQQLARDIAQHIAAADPLYVTADAIPNEVLEQERRIYETAAREEGKPEPAIAKIVEGKLNGYRKSVALLDQPWVKDNKTSIGALVEEAGASLGEKIEIGRFARFNIRQA from the coding sequence ATGGCACAGATCACTGCCGGCGAAATCCGCAAGCTCCGCGAGGTAACCGGCGCCGGGATGAGCGACGTCAAGAAGGCGCTCGTCGACCACGACGGCGACTTCGAGAAGGCGAAGGCCTGGCTGCGCGAGAAAGGCCTCGCGGGCGTCGCCAAGCGGTCCGGCCGCTCGACGGCCAACGGCCTGGTCGACTCCTACCTGCACCGCACCGACCCGCAGCTCCCGCCGACCATCGGGGTGCTCGTCGAGCTGCGCTGCGAGACGGACTTCGTGGCCAAGACCGATCAGTTCCAGCAGCTTGCCCGCGACATCGCGCAGCACATCGCGGCCGCCGACCCGCTGTACGTGACCGCGGACGCGATCCCGAACGAGGTCCTCGAGCAGGAGCGGCGGATCTACGAGACCGCCGCCCGCGAGGAGGGCAAGCCGGAGCCCGCGATCGCCAAGATCGTCGAGGGCAAGCTGAACGGCTACCGGAAGAGCGTGGCGCTCCTCGACCAGCCGTGGGTGAAGGACAACAAGACCAGCATCGGCGCGCTCGTCGAGGAGGCCGGCGCCTCCCTCGGCGAGAAGATCGAGATCGGGCGCTTCGCCCGCTTCAACATCCGCCAGGCATAG
- the dxr gene encoding 1-deoxy-D-xylulose-5-phosphate reductoisomerase, whose protein sequence is MSQPRVVREVVLLGSTGSIGTQAIDVVQRNPDEFRVVALLGGGSRVELLARQALDLGVEVVGVSAASAVQDLQLAFYAEAAKRGYRKGEFVVPKILGGPEAALEIAAWPCDIVLNGITGSVGLPSTLAALAAGRTVALANKESLVVGGPLVLDAVGDDPDRLVPVDSEHSALAQCLRGGRRHEVRKLILTASGGPFRGKKRAELEAVTLDQALAHPTWAMGPVITINSATLMNKGLELIEAQLLFGIPYDDIDVVVHPQSLVHSMVEFYDGSTLAQVSPPDMRLPIALALGWPERVPEAQRPMDWTTAQTLNFFPLDTTAFPAVGLARETGKRGGTAPAVFNAANEEAVAAFIAGRLPFVRIVDVVAEVLSAHEVIAKPTLDEVFATEREARAAANRLIDQTANEVVSR, encoded by the coding sequence GTGTCGCAGCCACGGGTCGTACGTGAGGTCGTTCTGCTCGGGTCGACGGGATCAATCGGGACCCAGGCGATCGACGTGGTCCAGCGCAACCCGGACGAGTTCCGGGTCGTCGCTCTGCTCGGCGGCGGGTCGCGCGTGGAACTGCTCGCGCGGCAGGCGCTCGACCTGGGCGTCGAGGTCGTCGGGGTGTCGGCGGCCTCGGCCGTGCAGGACCTGCAGCTCGCCTTCTACGCGGAGGCGGCGAAGCGCGGCTACCGCAAGGGCGAGTTCGTCGTCCCGAAGATCCTGGGCGGCCCCGAGGCCGCGCTCGAGATCGCCGCGTGGCCGTGTGACATCGTGCTCAACGGCATCACCGGCTCCGTGGGGCTCCCGTCCACCCTTGCCGCGCTGGCGGCCGGCCGCACGGTGGCGCTCGCGAACAAGGAGTCGCTCGTCGTCGGCGGTCCGCTGGTACTCGACGCCGTCGGCGATGACCCGGACCGCCTGGTCCCGGTGGACTCGGAGCATTCCGCGCTCGCGCAGTGCCTGCGCGGCGGGCGGCGACACGAGGTGCGCAAGCTGATCCTCACCGCCTCGGGCGGGCCGTTCCGCGGCAAGAAGCGCGCGGAGCTGGAGGCGGTCACGCTGGACCAGGCGCTCGCGCACCCGACCTGGGCGATGGGCCCCGTCATCACGATCAACTCGGCGACCCTGATGAACAAGGGCCTCGAGCTGATCGAGGCACAGCTGCTGTTCGGTATTCCGTACGACGACATCGATGTCGTCGTACACCCGCAGTCGCTGGTGCACTCGATGGTCGAGTTCTACGACGGCTCGACGCTGGCCCAGGTCTCACCGCCCGACATGCGGCTGCCGATCGCGCTGGCGCTCGGCTGGCCGGAGCGGGTTCCGGAGGCCCAGCGGCCGATGGACTGGACGACCGCGCAGACCCTCAACTTCTTCCCGCTGGACACCACCGCCTTCCCGGCGGTGGGGCTCGCGCGGGAGACGGGCAAGCGTGGCGGGACCGCGCCGGCGGTCTTCAACGCCGCCAACGAGGAGGCGGTCGCCGCCTTCATCGCGGGGCGGCTGCCGTTCGTCCGGATCGTCGACGTCGTCGCGGAGGTGCTCTCGGCGCACGAGGTGATCGCCAAGCCGACCCTCGACGAGGTCTTCGCCACCGAGCGTGAGGCCCGGGCCGCCGCGAACCGGCTGATCGACCAGACGGCCAACGAGGTGGTGTCGCGGTGA
- the rpsB gene encoding 30S ribosomal protein S2 gives MAVVTMRQLLESGVHFGHQTKRWNPKMKRYILTERNGIYIIDLQQTLSYIDRAYDFVKETVAHGGTVLFIGTKKQAQEAVEEQARRVGMPYVKERWLGGMLTNFSTVYKRLQRLKELEEIELTGGTEVRTKKEQLVLSREKAKLERTLGGIRDMARVPSAVWIVDTKKEHIAVGEARKLNIPVVAILDTNCDPDEVDYPIPGNDDAIRSAALLTRVVADAVGAGLMARAGASATDAKPEQLATDEPLTEWEQEVLRRDAEVPAEAPAEAPVEASAEVPAEVPAEAVQDTVGSSV, from the coding sequence ATGGCCGTCGTCACTATGAGGCAGCTGCTTGAGAGCGGCGTGCACTTTGGGCACCAGACCAAGCGCTGGAACCCGAAGATGAAGCGCTACATCCTCACCGAGCGCAATGGCATCTACATCATCGACCTGCAGCAGACGCTGTCCTACATCGACCGCGCCTATGACTTCGTCAAGGAGACGGTCGCGCACGGCGGAACGGTGCTGTTCATCGGCACCAAGAAGCAGGCGCAGGAGGCGGTCGAGGAGCAGGCTCGCCGAGTCGGGATGCCGTACGTCAAGGAGCGTTGGCTCGGCGGCATGCTGACCAACTTCTCCACGGTCTACAAGCGCCTGCAGCGGCTCAAGGAGCTCGAGGAGATCGAGCTGACCGGCGGCACCGAGGTGCGCACGAAGAAGGAGCAGCTCGTGCTGAGCCGGGAGAAGGCGAAGCTCGAGCGCACCCTCGGCGGCATCCGGGACATGGCCCGTGTGCCCAGCGCGGTCTGGATCGTCGACACCAAGAAGGAGCACATCGCCGTCGGGGAGGCGCGCAAGCTCAACATCCCCGTCGTCGCGATCCTGGACACCAACTGCGACCCGGACGAGGTCGACTACCCGATCCCGGGCAACGACGACGCGATCCGCAGCGCCGCGCTGCTCACCCGGGTGGTCGCGGACGCGGTCGGAGCCGGCCTGATGGCCCGCGCCGGCGCGAGCGCGACCGACGCCAAGCCCGAGCAGCTCGCGACCGACGAGCCGCTGACCGAGTGGGAGCAGGAGGTTCTGCGCCGCGACGCCGAGGTTCCGGCTGAGGCGCCGGCCGAGGCTCCGGTCGAGGCATCGGCTGAGGTCCCGGCCGAGGTTCCGGCCGAGGCCGTCCAGGACACCGTCGGCTCCTCCGTCTGA
- the rlmN gene encoding 23S rRNA (adenine(2503)-C(2))-methyltransferase RlmN, whose protein sequence is MTVTRAGTDQPAGTDGPAGQSVGLTLTPRRVKPPRHLADLSRDERRAAAVELGQPAFRADQLARHYFARLAAPGDTAGMTDLPTAARDVLADALLPRLLTAGKTLTCDDGATRKTAWRTVDGATIESVLMRYPDRSTVCVSSQAGCGMGCPFCATGQGGLTRNLTVAEIVEQVVDAARVLRRGELPGADGQPGQAERETASAPGSGRPRDRLSNVVFMGMGEPLANYRALVTALRRISDPAPDGLGISARALTVSTVGLVPAIGRLAREGLPVRLAVSLHAPDDELRDTLVPINTRWKVAEVLDAAWEYASLTGRRVSIEYALIGGVNDQPERADLLARRLAGRPAHVNLIPLNPTRGSSWHASAGSAEREFVARLRARGITTTVRDTRGREIAAACGQLAADDTDDTAGPRRADRAGEVTLGVTDNLEGVPGLGDADVGRGLR, encoded by the coding sequence ATGACAGTCACCAGAGCCGGAACTGACCAGCCCGCCGGGACCGATGGTCCAGCCGGGCAGTCGGTCGGCCTCACCCTCACACCTCGTCGGGTGAAGCCCCCACGGCACCTGGCGGACCTCTCCCGCGACGAGCGCCGCGCGGCGGCCGTCGAGCTCGGTCAGCCGGCCTTCCGGGCCGACCAGCTCGCCCGGCACTACTTCGCCCGGCTCGCCGCTCCCGGCGACACCGCCGGCATGACCGACCTGCCGACCGCCGCCCGCGACGTGCTGGCCGACGCGCTGCTGCCGAGGCTGCTGACCGCCGGCAAGACGCTGACCTGCGACGACGGCGCGACCCGCAAGACCGCGTGGCGCACCGTCGACGGCGCGACGATCGAGTCGGTGCTGATGCGCTACCCGGACCGGTCGACCGTGTGCGTCTCCAGCCAGGCCGGCTGCGGGATGGGCTGCCCGTTCTGCGCGACCGGTCAGGGCGGGCTCACGCGCAACCTGACGGTCGCCGAGATCGTCGAACAGGTCGTGGACGCCGCCAGGGTGCTTCGCCGCGGCGAACTGCCCGGCGCCGACGGGCAGCCCGGTCAGGCGGAACGCGAGACTGCCTCAGCGCCGGGTTCCGGGAGGCCGCGGGACCGGCTGTCCAACGTCGTGTTCATGGGCATGGGCGAGCCGCTCGCGAACTACCGGGCCCTGGTCACCGCGCTGCGCCGGATCAGCGACCCGGCTCCGGACGGCCTGGGGATCTCCGCCCGCGCCCTCACCGTCTCCACGGTCGGCCTCGTCCCGGCGATCGGCCGGCTCGCCCGCGAGGGGCTGCCGGTGCGGCTCGCGGTCTCCCTGCACGCTCCCGACGACGAGCTGCGCGACACCCTCGTCCCGATCAACACTCGCTGGAAGGTGGCCGAGGTGCTCGACGCCGCCTGGGAGTACGCGTCGCTGACGGGACGGCGGGTGAGCATCGAGTACGCCCTCATCGGCGGGGTCAACGACCAGCCCGAGCGGGCCGATCTGCTCGCCAGGCGCCTGGCCGGGCGACCCGCGCACGTCAACCTGATCCCGCTCAACCCGACCCGGGGATCGAGCTGGCACGCCAGCGCCGGGTCGGCCGAGCGGGAGTTCGTCGCCCGGCTGCGCGCCCGCGGGATCACCACGACCGTCCGCGACACCCGCGGCCGCGAGATCGCGGCCGCCTGCGGCCAGCTCGCCGCCGACGACACCGACGACACCGCGGGTCCCCGCCGGGCGGACCGCGCCGGCGAGGTCACCCTGGGCGTCACCGACAACCTGGAGGGCGTCCCGGGCCTCGGCGACGCCGACGTGGGCCGTGGCCTTCGATAA
- a CDS encoding phosphatidate cytidylyltransferase: protein MSEGLRATAPADGLGQKASPSSLLRASGPVGEPMATDGSVGEPAASPAADDAVMRPPAADDPSPTDHDPSPENQAGRTERARPAGPGGSADEPAPSSRRRIRAGRNLRAAIAVGVLLGALILVPLFTVKAGFIGVVCVAVAIGTFEVVRALRLAGLRPPLAPLLAGAVAMPIAAYAGGPGALVGALALTVLLAVAVRALGEPAGLPADLAATIFAAVYVGFAAGFAALLTAPADGSWRVVAFLGTVVASDIGGYTAGVLSGGRHKLAPTVSPGKSWEGFAGSATACVVVASVVVSWPLGGHVWQGVILGLAAVCTATVGDLGESLLKRDIGIKDMGNLLPGHGGIMDRLDSLLCTAPVAWLLITAFLPPG, encoded by the coding sequence GTGAGCGAAGGTCTGCGCGCCACGGCGCCGGCCGACGGGCTGGGCCAGAAAGCCTCCCCCAGCTCGCTGCTCCGCGCCAGCGGGCCCGTCGGCGAGCCGATGGCGACCGATGGGTCCGTCGGTGAGCCGGCCGCGTCCCCCGCGGCGGACGACGCCGTCATGAGACCACCGGCCGCGGACGACCCTTCCCCCACGGACCACGACCCGTCCCCCGAGAACCAGGCGGGACGGACAGAGCGGGCCAGGCCGGCCGGACCGGGCGGGTCGGCCGACGAGCCGGCCCCGTCGTCCCGGCGGCGGATCAGGGCCGGCCGCAACCTGCGCGCGGCCATCGCCGTCGGCGTCCTGCTTGGCGCGCTGATCCTGGTACCGCTGTTCACCGTCAAGGCCGGGTTCATCGGCGTCGTCTGCGTCGCCGTCGCGATCGGAACCTTCGAGGTCGTGCGGGCGCTGCGGCTCGCGGGGCTGCGGCCGCCGCTGGCACCGCTCCTCGCCGGCGCCGTGGCGATGCCGATCGCCGCCTACGCCGGCGGTCCCGGCGCGCTGGTCGGCGCGCTCGCGCTCACCGTGCTGCTCGCCGTGGCGGTCCGTGCCCTGGGCGAGCCGGCGGGGCTGCCGGCCGACCTGGCCGCCACGATCTTCGCCGCTGTCTATGTCGGGTTCGCCGCCGGCTTCGCGGCGCTGCTGACCGCGCCCGCCGACGGCAGCTGGCGGGTGGTGGCCTTCCTCGGCACGGTCGTCGCGAGCGACATCGGCGGCTACACCGCCGGGGTGCTCTCCGGCGGGCGGCACAAGCTCGCCCCGACGGTCTCACCGGGCAAGTCCTGGGAGGGTTTCGCCGGCTCCGCGACCGCCTGCGTCGTCGTCGCGAGCGTGGTCGTCAGCTGGCCGCTGGGCGGCCACGTCTGGCAGGGGGTGATTCTCGGGCTTGCCGCCGTGTGCACCGCCACGGTCGGCGACCTCGGCGAGTCGCTGCTCAAACGGGACATCGGCATCAAGGACATGGGCAACCTCCTGCCCGGCCACGGTGGGATCATGGACAGGCTCGACTCACTGCTGTGCACCGCGCCGGTCGCCTGGCTGCTCATCACCGCCTTCCTACCCCCGGGCTAG
- a CDS encoding alpha/beta hydrolase family esterase, producing MAFDNPPARGGGAGRGGATGRGGAAGRGGSAAAGRPVAGRGGGDVSARRVPARSSTGRGLASRLESGGRDATPGRGHRASGPRRARVAGRGGPRAGTSRSTTLVPIAAAGIVLLMLLWYALAHDPSRSSGEPGANIAAAARAGLPDGGAGAATDGSGGGDGASVVVASPAPSGCKTGKTLPAGVTAETVTVGSAKRSYLLAVPPAAAGDNQPRPVILNFHGDGQAPTDLEAYTGLAGEATKRGYVVVVPAGVDKRWNFIRSSAVGPDDVAFVAALLNDLRGRGCLADDRVFATGFGDGADMAVAASCALPGRIAAIVSVAGATVPASCVKTVTNLLEIHGAADQIAPWDGGGAPRAAPFTGVTAQPVPDRLRRYAQAAGCGAEPKDEVLPGLGKLTAWTCDGKPDVGALSVTGGGHTWPQAQARPELGPTATSFSATVVSLLYFQAHPVVGSVVSADSPGIAGSLGSALAGG from the coding sequence GTGGCCTTCGATAACCCGCCCGCCAGGGGCGGCGGCGCGGGTCGCGGTGGTGCCACCGGTCGCGGCGGTGCCGCGGGCCGTGGCGGGAGCGCCGCCGCCGGCAGGCCCGTCGCCGGCCGGGGCGGCGGCGATGTCTCGGCCCGCCGGGTCCCGGCGCGCTCCTCCACCGGCCGCGGCCTGGCCAGCCGGCTCGAGTCCGGCGGGCGCGACGCCACTCCCGGCCGCGGGCACCGCGCCTCGGGGCCGCGCCGCGCGCGGGTGGCCGGCCGGGGCGGCCCGCGCGCGGGTACGTCCAGGAGCACGACGCTGGTTCCGATCGCCGCCGCCGGCATCGTGCTCCTGATGCTGCTCTGGTACGCGCTCGCGCACGACCCGTCGCGGTCGTCGGGCGAGCCGGGGGCGAACATCGCCGCCGCGGCGCGGGCGGGCCTTCCCGACGGCGGCGCGGGGGCGGCCACCGACGGGAGCGGCGGGGGAGACGGCGCGAGCGTCGTCGTGGCCTCGCCCGCTCCGAGCGGCTGCAAGACCGGCAAGACGCTGCCGGCGGGCGTGACCGCCGAGACCGTCACCGTCGGCTCGGCGAAGCGGAGCTACCTGCTCGCCGTCCCACCCGCCGCCGCGGGCGACAACCAGCCTCGGCCGGTGATCCTCAACTTCCACGGCGACGGTCAGGCACCCACCGACCTGGAGGCCTACACCGGCCTGGCCGGCGAGGCGACGAAGCGTGGCTACGTCGTCGTCGTCCCGGCCGGGGTCGACAAGCGGTGGAACTTCATCCGGTCGAGCGCCGTCGGGCCGGATGACGTGGCGTTCGTCGCCGCGCTGCTGAACGACCTGCGCGGCCGCGGCTGCCTCGCCGACGACCGGGTCTTCGCCACCGGGTTCGGGGACGGCGCCGACATGGCGGTGGCCGCGAGCTGCGCGCTGCCCGGGCGGATCGCCGCGATCGTCTCCGTGGCCGGCGCCACGGTGCCGGCGAGCTGCGTGAAGACCGTCACGAACCTGCTCGAGATCCACGGCGCGGCCGACCAGATCGCCCCCTGGGACGGGGGCGGTGCGCCGCGGGCGGCCCCGTTCACCGGTGTCACCGCGCAGCCGGTGCCCGACCGTCTCCGCCGCTACGCGCAGGCCGCCGGCTGTGGCGCGGAACCCAAGGACGAGGTATTGCCCGGGCTCGGCAAGCTGACCGCCTGGACCTGCGACGGGAAGCCCGATGTCGGCGCCCTGTCGGTCACCGGCGGCGGCCACACGTGGCCCCAGGCGCAGGCACGCCCCGAGCTCGGCCCGACCGCGACGTCGTTCAGCGCGACGGTGGTCAGCCTGCTCTACTTCCAGGCCCACCCGGTGGTCGGATCGGTCGTGTCGGCGGACTCCCCGGGCATCGCCGGCTCCCTGGGCAGCGCCCTCGCCGGCGGCTGA
- the pyrH gene encoding UMP kinase yields MIDQAEVATGPESTEPRWPRVLLKLSGEAFAGGDQLGIDPVTVSTIARQVAHVARSGIEVAIVVGGGNMFRGQALAERGMDRARADYMGMLGTVINCLALADFLEREGAVTRVQTAIAMGQVAEPYLPLRAIRHLEKGRVVIFGAGLGAPFFSTDTTAAQRALEVKAQAVLKATKVDGVYDADPQTNPGAVRFDTLTYGEVLNRGLKVMDATAISLCMDNAMPIVVFDLLTEGNISRAVRGEKIGTLVSVDAYGTEGQR; encoded by the coding sequence GTGATCGATCAAGCCGAGGTGGCCACCGGGCCTGAGAGCACCGAGCCCAGGTGGCCGCGTGTCCTGCTCAAACTCTCCGGCGAGGCGTTCGCCGGCGGGGACCAGCTGGGCATCGACCCCGTGACCGTCTCGACGATCGCGCGGCAGGTCGCGCACGTGGCCCGATCGGGCATCGAGGTCGCGATCGTTGTCGGCGGGGGCAACATGTTCCGGGGCCAGGCGCTCGCCGAACGTGGGATGGACCGAGCCAGGGCCGACTACATGGGCATGCTCGGCACGGTCATCAACTGCCTCGCCCTGGCCGACTTCCTCGAGCGTGAGGGCGCCGTCACCCGAGTCCAGACGGCGATCGCCATGGGCCAGGTCGCGGAGCCCTATCTGCCGTTGCGCGCAATCCGGCACCTGGAGAAGGGCCGGGTCGTCATCTTCGGAGCCGGCCTGGGCGCCCCGTTCTTCTCGACCGACACCACCGCCGCGCAGCGGGCACTGGAGGTCAAGGCCCAGGCTGTGTTGAAGGCGACGAAGGTGGACGGTGTCTACGACGCCGACCCGCAGACCAACCCCGGCGCGGTGCGCTTCGACACGCTCACCTACGGGGAGGTTCTGAATCGTGGGCTGAAGGTCATGGACGCCACGGCGATCAGCCTCTGCATGGACAACGCCATGCCGATCGTCGTCTTCGACCTGCTGACCGAAGGGAACATCTCGCGAGCCGTGCGAGGTGAGAAGATCGGGACTCTGGTCAGTGTCGATGCCTACGGAACGGAAGGACAGCGGTGA
- the frr gene encoding ribosome recycling factor — MIDDTLLEAEEKMDKAVSVAKDDFANIRTGRITPAVFSKIVVDYYGAPTPVQQLASFHIPEPRMVIITPYDKSSVGAVEKAIRDSDLGVNPSNDGSIIRVVFPELSEQRRRDLVKVARGKAEDAKISIRNVRRHAKEALDRIVRDGEAGEDDGRRAEKDLDEATHRYVAQIDELLKTKESDLLSV, encoded by the coding sequence GTGATCGACGACACACTCCTCGAGGCCGAGGAGAAGATGGACAAGGCCGTCTCGGTCGCCAAGGACGACTTCGCCAACATCCGGACGGGTCGCATCACGCCCGCCGTGTTCTCGAAGATCGTCGTTGACTACTACGGCGCGCCCACCCCCGTTCAGCAGCTGGCATCGTTCCACATCCCTGAGCCCCGCATGGTCATCATCACGCCGTATGACAAGTCGTCGGTGGGCGCCGTCGAGAAGGCGATCCGTGACTCCGACCTCGGTGTGAACCCGAGCAACGACGGCTCGATCATCCGGGTGGTCTTCCCCGAGCTCTCCGAGCAGCGCCGGCGCGACCTGGTCAAGGTGGCCCGTGGCAAGGCCGAGGACGCCAAGATCAGCATCCGCAACGTGCGTCGGCATGCCAAGGAGGCACTGGACCGGATCGTCCGGGACGGGGAGGCCGGCGAGGACGACGGCCGCAGGGCGGAGAAGGACCTGGACGAAGCGACGCATCGCTATGTCGCCCAGATCGACGAGCTGCTCAAGACCAAGGAATCCGACCTCCTGTCGGTCTGA